A region of the Clostridium estertheticum subsp. estertheticum genome:
TGAATATACCAGGGCAAGAAAAAAACAATAATATTTTTAAAAAAGCTCATGAATTAGGTATTAACCTATTGGAGAAGGAGTTAGGTATACAAAATGTAAAAGTAGTTAATAAAGTAGTTAATTTTACAGTTGCTGGAACAGAAGCATTCCTAAATATAGACATGGACCCTATACAATTAAAAAAAATAACAGTATCTATTGAGGAAAAAAGTGATTTGGGAAGAATATTTGATTTTGATGTAATTAATACAAATGGAGAACAAATTAGTAGAAGGCAGTTAAATTTAGCTCAAAGAAAATGCCTTCTATGCAATGAAAATGCAAAGGTATGTGGGCGAAGTAGAAAACATTCAATCGATGACTTATTAATTAAAATTTATCAGGTAATTAATGCTCATAAGTAGAGAGTAGAGCATTTCGACCTTATACATTATAAAACAATATTATTAATACAAAATTTGTTTGGTATAATAGTGACCAGTAAACAGAGTGTAAAAGGAGGTCATAAGAATGACGAAAGTGGCATGTACTATCATGAGAGGCGGTACAAGTAAAGGTGTATTTTTCAAGTATAATGATATGCCTAAAGATAAAAGTAAATGGAATGATTTCCTTTTAGATGTTATGGGTAGCCCAGATGCTAGACAAATTGATGGATTAGGGGGTGCAAATTCACTAACTAGTAAAGTAGCGATAATAAAAAAATCTGATAAAAATAATTATGATATTGAATATACATTCGCTCAAGTTAGCTTAACAGAAAGAATGGTTGATTTTAAAGGAAACTGTGGTAATATCCTATCAGCAGTTGCTCCATTTGCTGTTAATGAAGGGCTTGTAGCGATTACAAATTCTAAAATGAAAGTTAGAATATTTAACACAAACACAAATAAGTTAGTGGTATCAGAAGTCGAAATTGAGAATGAAGAGGCTAAGGTCGAGGGAGATACTTGTATATCTGGGATACCTAATTCAGGATCACCAATTTATCTTTCTTTTTATAATCCAGAAGGTTCGGTTACTGGGAAGCTTTTACCTACAGGTAATGTAATGGATTCCATTGAAACGTCTAGGGGGAAAATAAACATCTCAATTGTAGATGCTGCAAATCCATTAGTGTTTATAAACGCTAAGGATATTGGGTTAAAGGGTACTGAGTTACCAAATGAATTAACAGAAAATGATTTAAAGAGAATAGAGGAAATACGCTCAATGGCAGCAGAGATGTGTGGTTTCGCAAACAAAGAAGAGGCAACAAAGATATCTCCAGCAATACCAAAAGCTACCATTATATCGACACCTTCAGAATATGTAGATTTAAGTGGAATCAAGAGGAATAAAGACAATATGGATGTAGTTGTTAGAATGATGTCAATGCAAAAACCACACAAAGCAATTGCAATAACTGGTGCGATATGTATAACTGTAGCTGCTAATATTGAAGGAACTTTAGTTAGCAAAATAGCTAAAAGTAATAATAATAATAATAAGCTGAAAATAGCACATTCAGGCGGGATAATGGAAACGGTTGCTAATCTTAACAATGGAAAAATTGAATCTGTAAAAGTTGTAAGAACAGCAAGAAGGATAATGGATGGGTATGTTTATACAAGAGAAAGATATTAGAATAATATTATAATTTAAATAATTATTGTTATTTTTAAGCAGTCAAAGAGCTAATCATAAAAATTAAAATTGGGGGTATTACAAGTGAATAATTTAGGTACAACAAAAAATATAAAAAATGCAGGAAAAGCTAATAGTAGTATTATAAAAAAGATTTCTAATTTTAAAATCGGTATTATGCCATTAGGTGTATATTTGGCACTTCTAATTGTAGTTTTTGCTTTACTAGCTAAAGGCATATTGCCTAATGATATGTTAGGTGCATCAGCTATTATGGTTCTATATGGATTTACTTGTGCAGAAATTGGAGAGAGATTACCTATTATTAAAAATATTGGTGGTAAGGTTATATTTGCAACGTTTTTACCATCCTATATGGTATACGCTCATTTTATACCCAAACAAGCGGTTAAAAGTGTAACTACTTTTATGAATCAAACTAACTTTTTATATGTATTTATCGCTTGTATTGTAGTTGGAAGTATATGTAGTATGAATAGACAAGTTCTTATTAAGGCTTTTGTAAGAATGTTTGTACCACTTATAGCTGGTGCAGTTACTGCATCAGCAGTAGGAATAGGAGTAGGTACATTATTAGGTCTAGGTGCATATAAAACGTATTTTTATATAGTTGCACCAATTATGGCAGGTGGTGTTGGAGAAGGAGCTCTTCCTTTAGCTATGGGGTATTCAGCTATTTTAGGAAAGAGTTCAGATACAATATTTGCAGAAGTCCTTCCTATCGTAATGATAGGTAGTTTAGTAGCAATTATTTTTTCAGGTATGTTAAAACATATTGGTGAAAAATATCCTCAATTTTCAGGAAATGGAAAATTAATGAAATCGGGTAGTGAAGATGAAATATTAGAACTTGCTAAAGCTGGAAATAAAGCTAAAGCTGAGCTAAAGATTGATTTAGCACAAATGTCAGTGACTGGTATATTGGCGTTTGCTCTCTATTTAGGTGGTGTATTTGTAAACTCACTTATAGGGCTACCAGCACCTATCGTTATGCTATTAGCTGTTGTAATAGCGAAAATGTTAGGCGTTATACCTAATAGTATAGAAAATGGCGGACATGCACTTTTCAGATTCATAGTAATAGCTATTACAATACCATTATTAGTTGGTATAGGTATTGCTAAAACACCATGGCTAAATCTTGTCGCTGTTTTTACTAACCCTAGATATTTAATCGTAATAGTATGTACAGTTTTAACGGTGGTTATTGTAGGTTGGTTTGTTGGTAAAGCAATGAACATGAATCCAGTTGAAGCAGCAATGGTAACGGCTTGTAATAGTGGTCAAGGTGGAACAGGAGATATTGCAATTCTTACAGCTGGTAACAGATTAGAACTTTTGCCATTTGCTCAAGTAGCTACAAGACTTGGTGGTGCTGCTACAGTTACAATAGCAATTGCAATATTAAGGATGATAAGTTAGTATTATAGTTAAGTATTATATTTAATTATTAGATAAGTAATTAATTTGTACCTATATAAAACTTGAATTATGATTTTGTGATTTATTATTTGTATAGGTGTAAATTATCATGTAAACAACGTTGGGTAAGAGATGAATTAAGAAAATAAGGGGGAAATTAACAAATGAAGTTAGATTTGAATTATCTTAATATAAAAAATTATAAGAACTTATATAGAAACATTAGCATACCTAAACTTATAGAATTTGCGGTTAAAAGAGAAGAGGGTGTTTTGTCAGATAAGGGAGCATTAGTAGTAAACACAGGTAAATATACTGGTAGATCTCCAAATGATAGATTTATTGTAAAAGACAATATTACAAAAGATACAGTAAATTGGGGTAAAGGTAATTTAGCAATTGATGAACATGTGTTTGATGAAATCTATAATGATGTGTTAAGTTACTTAAATCAAAAAGATTTGTTCATGTTTGATGGTTTTATAGGGGCTTTGAAAGAATACACTCTACCTATAAGGGTAATATGTGAATGTGCATATCAAGCTATGTTTTCTAACCAAATGTTTATTAGACCTGATGCTAATCAACTTTCAAATTATATACCAGAATTTAATATAATATCAGTTCCAGGATTTAAGGCTAGAGGAATAAAAGATGGAATAAATTCTGAGGCTTTTGTGTTAATAAATTTTTCTAAAAAAATAATTCTTATTGGTGGAACAGCTTATTCAGGTGAAATAAAAAAATCTGCATTTTCAGTCATCAATTTTTTACTTCCTCAAAAAGGTGTATTACCAATGCACTGTTCTGCTAATACAGGTAATGATGGACGTACAACAATTTTCTTTGGTCTATCAGGTACAGGAAAAACCACATTATCAACGGATATTGAAAGAAAGCTTATAGGCGATGATGAACACGGTTGGTGTGATGACGGAGTATTTAATTTTGAAGGTGGTTGCTATGCAAAAGCAATTGGCCTTAATAAAGAAAAAGAACAGGAAATTTATAGTGCCATAAAATTTGGAACTGTGCTTGAAAATGTAGTAATAGATGAAAATGGAACTCCAGATTATAATGATCGTAAATTTACTGAAAATACAAGAGCAGCTTACCCAATAGAACATATAGATAACATTGAAAGTAGTGGTGTTGGAAGTATTCCAAATAAAATTATATTTCTAACTGCAGATGCATTTGGAGTAATGCCTCCTATATCTAAACTAACAAAAGAGTCAGCTATGTACCATTTTATGTCTGGATATACAAGTAAAGTAGCAGGAACAGAGAGAGGGATAACAGAACCTAAAGCTACATTCTCAGCTTGTTTCGGAGAACCATTTATGCTTTTAGATCCGATAGTTTATGCCAAGTTACTTGGAGAGAGAATCGATAAATACAATGCAGAAGTATATCTTATAAATACAGGTTGGATAGGTGGAGCCTATGGCAAAGGTAAAAGAATTAACTTGTCTTATACACGAGCTATGGTTAAAGCAATTATGTTGGATAAGTTTAAAGATGTAGAATTTTATGAACATCCAATATTTAAGATTCTAATACCAGCTGAATGTCCTGAGGTTTCAAAGGACATACTTGATCCTAAAAATGTATGGGTTAATAAAGATGCATATGATAAGAAGGCATATGAATTAGCCGAAAAGTTTGAAGAAAATTTTAAGAGATTTAAGAATATATCAAGCGATATAATTAATGCAGGTCCACATAAAAATACAATCTAGTAGCTACAATGTAGTCCCAACAACGTTGGAACTACATTTTTTTTACAAATTTAAGAGCACCTTTGCAATTTGTAAATGTTAAATGTAGTTATTGTTTTTATAAATAAATATATCTATAGAAGATAGTAATTATAATGTAATGTTTATAAGAAACGGCATGTTGGAATAAATTATATTATTGTTTAATATTTTAACATTTATACCAGGATAGTATTGTAAATAGAATTAATTTAATATAAGATAAGAAATGTAAAATATAACAATATAGGAGGAAGAAAAAATAATGGATGTACGTGAAAATGAAGTGCAAAAGTTAGATGTAAAGAAGAATATCGAAAAGCTAAATACATCAGAACTAATGGTACAATGCCTTGAAAGCGAAGGGGTTAAGTATATATTTGGAATACCAGGAGAGGAAAATCTTACATTCTTACATGCACTCAAGGGCTCTAAAATTAAGTTTATTACAACTCGTCATGAACAAGGAGCAGCTTTTATGGCAGATGTTTATGGACGGTTAACGGGTACTCCTGGAGTATGTCTCTCAACTCTTGGTCCAGGAGCAACAAATTTAATGACTGGGGTTGCTGATGCTAATATGGATGGTGCCCCTTTGGTAGCTATTACAGGACAAGCTGGAACTGACAGAATGCATCTTGTATCTCATCAACATTTAGATCTAATTTCAATGTTTGCACCAATTACTAAATGGAACAAACAGATTGTAAGACCAGATACAGCACCAGAAATTATAAGGAAGGCTTTTAAACTGGCTATAGGTGAAAAACCAGGGGCTGTCCATATAGATTTACCAGAAAATATAGCCTCAATGGCAGTACTAGGAAGACCACTTGCACATGGAGATACTGAAAAAAGTTATGCCACATATACAAGCATTAAAAGAGCAGCAGATGCTATAAGTAATGCTAAAAACCCAGTTATTATTGCTGGTAATGGGATAATACGTTCAAAAGCTAGTAAAGCACTGACAGAAATGGTGGAAAAGCTGAGAATTCCTGTAGCTAATACCTTTATGGCAAAAGGAGTTGTTTCATATAAAAATCCGTTGTCTTTGTGGAGTATTGGACTCGCACAACGGGACTATGTAAATCGTTTTTTTGAAAAAGTAGATTTAGTAATTGCTGTAGGATATGATATAGTTGAATATGATCCTAAAAAATGGAACAAGAATGAAAATATTAAAATCATTC
Encoded here:
- the citX gene encoding citrate lyase holo-[acyl-carrier protein] synthase; the protein is MYSESIILKEILEAREKRARTQTKLISMFKTTLVSFTLNIPGQEKNNNIFKKAHELGINLLEKELGIQNVKVVNKVVNFTVAGTEAFLNIDMDPIQLKKITVSIEEKSDLGRIFDFDVINTNGEQISRRQLNLAQRKCLLCNENAKVCGRSRKHSIDDLLIKIYQVINAHK
- the pckA gene encoding phosphoenolpyruvate carboxykinase (ATP) encodes the protein MKLDLNYLNIKNYKNLYRNISIPKLIEFAVKREEGVLSDKGALVVNTGKYTGRSPNDRFIVKDNITKDTVNWGKGNLAIDEHVFDEIYNDVLSYLNQKDLFMFDGFIGALKEYTLPIRVICECAYQAMFSNQMFIRPDANQLSNYIPEFNIISVPGFKARGIKDGINSEAFVLINFSKKIILIGGTAYSGEIKKSAFSVINFLLPQKGVLPMHCSANTGNDGRTTIFFGLSGTGKTTLSTDIERKLIGDDEHGWCDDGVFNFEGGCYAKAIGLNKEKEQEIYSAIKFGTVLENVVIDENGTPDYNDRKFTENTRAAYPIEHIDNIESSGVGSIPNKIIFLTADAFGVMPPISKLTKESAMYHFMSGYTSKVAGTERGITEPKATFSACFGEPFMLLDPIVYAKLLGERIDKYNAEVYLINTGWIGGAYGKGKRINLSYTRAMVKAIMLDKFKDVEFYEHPIFKILIPAECPEVSKDILDPKNVWVNKDAYDKKAYELAEKFEENFKRFKNISSDIINAGPHKNTI
- a CDS encoding 2-hydroxycarboxylate transporter family protein — its product is MNNLGTTKNIKNAGKANSSIIKKISNFKIGIMPLGVYLALLIVVFALLAKGILPNDMLGASAIMVLYGFTCAEIGERLPIIKNIGGKVIFATFLPSYMVYAHFIPKQAVKSVTTFMNQTNFLYVFIACIVVGSICSMNRQVLIKAFVRMFVPLIAGAVTASAVGIGVGTLLGLGAYKTYFYIVAPIMAGGVGEGALPLAMGYSAILGKSSDTIFAEVLPIVMIGSLVAIIFSGMLKHIGEKYPQFSGNGKLMKSGSEDEILELAKAGNKAKAELKIDLAQMSVTGILAFALYLGGVFVNSLIGLPAPIVMLLAVVIAKMLGVIPNSIENGGHALFRFIVIAITIPLLVGIGIAKTPWLNLVAVFTNPRYLIVIVCTVLTVVIVGWFVGKAMNMNPVEAAMVTACNSGQGGTGDIAILTAGNRLELLPFAQVATRLGGAATVTIAIAILRMIS
- a CDS encoding 2-methylaconitate cis-trans isomerase PrpF family protein is translated as MTKVACTIMRGGTSKGVFFKYNDMPKDKSKWNDFLLDVMGSPDARQIDGLGGANSLTSKVAIIKKSDKNNYDIEYTFAQVSLTERMVDFKGNCGNILSAVAPFAVNEGLVAITNSKMKVRIFNTNTNKLVVSEVEIENEEAKVEGDTCISGIPNSGSPIYLSFYNPEGSVTGKLLPTGNVMDSIETSRGKINISIVDAANPLVFINAKDIGLKGTELPNELTENDLKRIEEIRSMAAEMCGFANKEEATKISPAIPKATIISTPSEYVDLSGIKRNKDNMDVVVRMMSMQKPHKAIAITGAICITVAANIEGTLVSKIAKSNNNNNKLKIAHSGGIMETVANLNNGKIESVKVVRTARRIMDGYVYTRERY
- a CDS encoding acetolactate synthase large subunit; the encoded protein is MDVRENEVQKLDVKKNIEKLNTSELMVQCLESEGVKYIFGIPGEENLTFLHALKGSKIKFITTRHEQGAAFMADVYGRLTGTPGVCLSTLGPGATNLMTGVADANMDGAPLVAITGQAGTDRMHLVSHQHLDLISMFAPITKWNKQIVRPDTAPEIIRKAFKLAIGEKPGAVHIDLPENIASMAVLGRPLAHGDTEKSYATYTSIKRAADAISNAKNPVIIAGNGIIRSKASKALTEMVEKLRIPVANTFMAKGVVSYKNPLSLWSIGLAQRDYVNRFFEKVDLVIAVGYDIVEYDPKKWNKNENIKIIHIAEENAEVNKCYIPEVEVIGDISYSINEISALAHRVLEPVVALHIKTKMEANYESYANDFSYPMKPQKILYDLRKVMGDDDIVISDVGAHKMWIARHYRAVKPNTCLISNGFASMGIAVPGAVAAKLVNPQRKVVAVTGDGGFMMNSQEIETALRIKTPFVTLIFNDACYGLIKWKQQDRYGEDMNVRFTNPDFVMYAEAMGAKGYRITKAEDLIPTLKEALAQNIPAIIDCPVDYSENVKLTNALNKLV